The following DNA comes from Cyprinus carpio isolate SPL01 chromosome A4, ASM1834038v1, whole genome shotgun sequence.
CAGTATTACATAACACAGACCCTTACATCAGCTTTCCACACCCATGCTTGCTTACTATACATCTCTAAAACTCTTCAAGGGGTAGtttatctgttaaaaaaaaaaaatacatgtctttatttactcaccctaatgtcattccaaacagtTTGACTTTCGAAGTTCCAACGCAGAACACGAGGAGTTTGAAAAATGCGCTCTTCATGAAATGAAAGTAGATGGGAACTTGAGACTGTAAGctgcaaaaagaacaaaaatgtagTCTTATAATAGATTTGAGGGATGAACAGACTGAAATATAATGTTCACTCAAAATCTTGCTtgactgtatggaaaagagcagcttggaaattccataaatatctccttttgtgatTCATGttagaaagtaagtcatatggatgtgaaataacatgaggatgagtaaatgataaacaTCTTGTATTAAAAAGCTTTCTACACCCTGTGCAGTATGTCCAATCACTAtagcatgttgtgtgtgtgcatgcatgtccATTTCTATAAATGCATGTTGGCACACACTTGAGGTGAGGTCTACTGCTGGATGATATAATGATGTAGCAGTGCTTAGTGTCTCCCACCTGCATCCGCCCTCCAGAGTCTCCATTGTGTTGGGAAATGGGTCATTGTGTTATAGAGGGTGATCATAATGCCTACTACAAAATGCTTAGTAATGTGCTCAGCTGTGGTGACCTACTTAATTCACTATGGAATCAAAATAGGCTCTGGTAGGACCCACCTAGTTTACATAAACTGGGAAAGATGGTAACATTTacaagatataaaataataaaccaattaaaaacaGGATTTAGATTTTGTTTATGCTTGCTTGGTTACTGTAGGTGCATCCATCTCAAACTGGCTCTGTAAAATCTGTCTAATTAGGGACAAGTGAATGAAATCAGAATAATTATGCATGGTTGTGgtaaactattttgtttttttggaaaaaattaaaattgtagcTCACATCCATAAAACTGACTGCTAACAAACTTGATGCactttaatttcacatttgaaCATGAGGCACTATATTATCTCTGTAATCATTACGACAGTGATGCAGTTTGTCATATAACATGATACTGTGGTGTTCTGTCTGACCCGAGTTGTTTGTGTGTCACTGGATCAGACGACTAGAGAAGACGTTGTCTTTGATTCCGATCATACAGCGGTGAGTCGGTGACAAAGAGAGGGAGGCTACGGCTTAGACAGGGATTTACACATTATCACCGACTGCGTGTGGAGGACAACGTTTCCTGTGAGCAGGCAGGATTGTACAACAGTACGGAAATAAAAGGGCAGATTTTTTGGTGCAGCATGAATCATCTGTTAACAATGATATACAGAGAGAGCCGAAATTGAGAGCATGTTGAAAATGTGGGATCCCTTTCCATTTCAGGATTTCGAAaaacttcaaaaatgtttttaacatcacTAACAGTATGActctatgaaatgtttcttgcgTAGCAAAtaacatattagaattatttctgaaggatcaagtgactcTGAAcaggaataatggctgctgaaaattcagctttggcattacaagaatacattacatttcaaaatagaaaacagttattttaaactgtaaaaatatttaacaacactACTAGTTTGACCGTATTTTTGACTGCATTAACCAATAAGAGCCGCCGTTTCTCGTTTTGTTGTGTAACTTCAACATAATAATGAATATCTCAGTGAGATTTCATTGACAAAGTACAGGAATATTATCTGGTCTTCTAAtaaagaaaaattgcaaaaaatgtgAATGGTGCTGTTCACCCATGCTAACCTGCCATGATATTAAGGTGTCACCAGAATGGTTATCTGTTTCCTAGATTTGTCCCATGCCAAAGAATCTTTGATATTTTGGTCAATCGACATTGCTCAGATCCCTCCTGCTATATTCAGTTTATCCATCttgcttttgttttgataattttatcacaaaatcatGATGAATCAATCTCAAACGGACTGTAGTCAATGTggcactaaataaatatttgactggTCACTCTGTAGAGCACCAGGCTACATTCTTTAGCATCTTATTGTTAAGTCCAGAGAGAAAAATGACTATATGTCAAATGGATTAAAGGTTTAGTACTAAAGATTATGCAAAACTGTCATGCCAGGACATATTAAGTTAGTGTCTGCACAGAAATCCTTGAAATGCATATTACACTTCTGttatgtgtgagtgtatatgtatatgagtgtgtgatAACAAGGTAGTTTCGGAGAGATTTCATTTGAGATCAAGTATAGTTTGGCCAGGACTATCCGAGGTTGTCTAGCGGTTAAAGATAATCTATCTATACAGAATTTATTCCTCTCCTCTTACTCAGCACTTGAGTTTAAGtcatacacacaataaaaatggGTTTCTGGGTCAATAACACGCTGCATCATGGCCAAGTGCTCTTCAGTTCGTTGTTGCTTGCGATTTTAAAATATCCATTGGGTTTTCTGCACCACTTTTcaactgaaaatgaaatgttctgtacattattttaaaaaactgctcACATGGCATGGTTCTTTTTAATGACCCAATTTACCAGTGGgagaataaaactgaaataatgaagTCTTCATCTGAACATGGACCAAATTTTTAAGGTAACTCACTACTTTACTGAATCAAATAATATTCAATTATTCAGTTTGTCACATTGTTAAATTTCCATCCagtgcttaaaaaaaatgaagcaatCAAATCAGTCAAGAGTAATGCTTGCAACTGCAATATAAAAACTTTGGCTGGTAATTCTACAAAGGACTGCACCATTCATAGTTTATTCAGTTTATTCAACTCAACTGGTAGAACATGGTGCTAGCAATGGCAAGGATGAATAACTGTAAGTGTAAGGTCTTTAAGATACCAGGTTGATGATGAAATAATCACTGGATTTCAAAACTTTGAAAGGTACAGCAGTTAGTAGCAACTTTGGAACTTTGGAACATTGGAACTTTGAATTCAGGGTCATTGGAGTGCATCTCTTGAATGATGAAATGAGTGTCTGTGCATGCATAATGGCAGTTATAAAAGGGCAGCAGCCGGTTTAATGGCAGTTCTGTGCATAATAAAACATATCAATGTTCAGTTAGCAGTTTCTTTCACTGTTAGCATGGCTATTTGTAAGATGTAATCATGCTAATATTGCCACACTGACTCAGGCgttctgtattttttatgttttcccaATTTCCAAAGCAGGAATGAAGTAATTAACCAATTACCATTGTGACAGATTATGATATGTTTATCAAATTGAAAGGcagttacaaatatttatatatcatatataagaaaaaaaattttcatttaaagcaaCACTAAAATGATCAATTCTAAATTCTTcaattctttctctctctctctttctctctctatctctatatatatatatcacaaaaaatgagattttgtcataatttttgtccaaaaaatgcattaaaaattggGTAAAACATTGGATGAGGTTGAAACATTTTGCAATGCACTGCAGCTTAAGCAAGTAGTAATCTTTAATTATAGCAATTATTCTGTCAGCAGATAGTTTCTATTTTTACCCTAGTCTTGTTCAATGCCTTGCCCTCTTTGACATGTTTTACAGTTCAGTATATTCTGTTGCGCAATAGATATTGAGTATAACCATCTTCTTATTAGACTTATAGAGTATGTTGCTATAAATACATGTCCTGTCTCTTGTTGCTCAGGTTTTTACTGCAGTGTTTGGAAGACTTGGACGCCAGCCTCCGCAAACTCAACTCGCGACTCTTCGTTATCCGTGGCCAACCCACCGATGTCTTCCCCAGGCTGTTTAAGGTTTCAGTTGACAATTGTTACATTTCAGTATAGTAATAATCTTGCACATGGATAACATTTCTGATTTATGAAATATCCTGGATTAGAAAgaataaaggcccgttcacaccaagaacgataactataaagataactataaagataacgatattagcgtccacaccagcgaacgatatcttctgtttattctaagcgcacgctcgtctgccgctttaagttctcgagcgcgttacagcaggatggattctgattggctgtcaattttttatcgttcatcatggaaaaaatcgttttgaaagtgattccaacgatatcgtttttctttgtctttatcgtagTTGTTGGTGTGGAcatgctgttctttaatactgaaaactttttagaaactatatctttatcgtgtTATGCGACTTGGCTCTCTCTTTAACTAAGACTGAAgcaaaaacattttccatttaatctAGTTGTGACATGGCTCGCTCTTTAACTATTGTGTCTATGGGGGAATATTTTAAGCCCTTTAATGGTATGATTTGTAACGCATCCAGGAGTGGAACATAACACGTCTGTCCTACGAGTATGACTCAGAGCCATTCGGAAAGGAGCGAGACGCAGCCATCAAGAAGCTGGCCAGTGAGGCAGGTGTGGAGGTGATAGTTCGCATCTCTCACACGCTCTATGATCTGGACAAGTACGTACTTCCAAATCCATTCAATTTTGTTGTAACTTTTGGTctataattaattagtttatttaattagttGTAACTGAATGCCATTACTTACTTTACAATACTTTCCTAAATCATATGcgaatttaaaacattaacattggAGCAAAGGTAGGTGTTCTTAACAATAATATTCTCAAGGTTtattaaacaaatctttgtgtATCCTCGCTGACTATCTTATTTCAGCATTATAAGTCGTTCTGCAGCAACGTTTTTATCGTATTTTCACGTTTGTAAGATTCTGCCGTATTCAAACGCACACGAATGCCATAGACTGACATTAGAAAAGATCAAAAGCTTGTCTGATATGGTGGATGGCAACCGTTGATCAGAGATTCTTTTTTACTCACTGGTGGATTGTGGTTTCTCAGGATCATCGAGCTGAATGGAGGCCAGTCTCCGCTCACGTACAAGCGCTTCCAGACCCTCATCAGCAGGATGGAGGCAGTGGAGACCCCGGCAGAGACCATCACAGCAGAAGTCATGGGGCCGTGCACCACGCCGGTCTCTGAAGACCACGATGAGAAGTTCGGGGTTCCTTCTTTGGAAGAGCTTGGTTAGTCTgctatctttaaaaaaacagcttCAAGCTAAAATGTATAGGATACTAAAATACTCACCTACATTAAGTATGTAATGCATTCTTAAACAACATGGGAATCAGTCAAACTGTCCTTATGTTTAAAAGTTGCACTGTATAAAGGGTAATTGTTGATGTTTTTCCTGGAACAGGCTTTGACACAGAAGGCCTGTCCTCAGCTGTGTGGCCTGGAGGAGAAACAGAGGCCCTCACTCGTCTGGAGAGGCACCTGGAGAGAAAGGTTGGAGACACTCCATAAATCACACATATAGAGCTGTAGGATTGAAATTTTAGAAATATAACTCAGCAAACTATATAAATTCagaaatccatttaaaataaataaattacatttattgagtCGTTAATAATATGACCTATTTTAACTGATGCTTTTGAGATGATCATATattattctttcaaaaaatcCTCACCATCTACACTAAGTTTGGTGtcatttattaattgattaaataatttatttttaatacttttataattagcaaggatgcattaaattgataaaaagtgacagcaaagataatggtattactgttttcactgtatttttgatcaaataaatgcagcctctttgagcataagagatttctttcaaatgcataaaaaaaaatcttactaccACCGTGTCCTAACTACACGTGATGCAATGCTGCGACATGCAATAAAATGTGTCTCTTCCATATTAATcagagtttttgtcctaaccagctgCGATGGTGGCACGCAAAGTTTCTATTTTAGAAACGGTTTCTATTTCTGCAACGTCGCGGCTGGAAAAACAACATGCAAActatgacagtgataatctcaagtgatgattatgtgctttattaaaTGTTAAGTGTCTAATTTGAGTTCGAGCCATACTGAAAGCGACAATAGATggtttacctcagatcttgaaaaaaaattaaagtaaacatgTATGTTAAGATTGTGATCTCTGTGCGACCCAACTAGTgtattccataacaaagatgCTATCAGTCACTcagtatttacttttaataatgttaaaatgtttaatattagatGATTAGATGATAAACATGGCTGATATTTGAGTGATTCTATCGCGTCCCATTGTCGTGTTGCATCTGGTGTGGACAGCCAAATTGCTTGTCACTGAAATCTTGTTGCGTCGCGTGTAGTTAGGATACGGTGTAACCCCAAACTTGTGAGCAGTAGTGCATGTTTaccctttaaataattttgttcaaCAAATCACAGAAAACTTAAACTAAAGTTTGTAAGACAAGGTGGCCACTGGCCATCCTTAGTGATGAGCTCAGTAAATGAATGATTCTTTcataacaaactttttttctagGCTTGGGTGGCCAACTTTGAGCGTCCAAGAATGAATGCCAATTCGCTGTTGGCCAGTCCCACTGGCCTCAGTCCATATTTAAGATTTGGCTGCCTCTCCTGTCGACTCTTCTACTTCAAACTCACAGACCTCTACAGAAAGGTCAGCATGTCATCATATGTATCTTATTTACTTCaaattatgttgtttatgttaAACAGACTTAGGGATCATGTAGAAGAGTTCACTGAATAATCTCCACAGGTCAAAAAGAACAGCTCACCTCCTCTGTCCCTCTATGGCCAATTACTGTGGCGTGAATTCTTTTACACGGCCGCCACCAACAACCCACGCTTTGACAAGATGGAAGGCAATCCTATTTGCGTGCAGATCCCATGGGACAAAAACCCAGAGGCTTTGGCCAAGTGGGCTGAGGGCAGGACGGGTTTCCCCTGGATCGATGCCATCATGACACAACTGAGACAAGAGGGCTGGATCCACCATCTAGCCCGGCATGCAGTTGCTTGTTTCCTCACCCGCGGAGACCTGTGGATCAGCTGGGAGGAGGGCATGAAAGTATAAAGAGCTCATGATTGtgataatttttgatattttactaATATGACAGACCTTCAGGTGCAGCACTCACATACGTG
Coding sequences within:
- the cry1a gene encoding cryptochrome circadian regulator 1a — encoded protein: MVVNTVHWFRKGLRLHDNPSLRDSIQGAHTVRCVYILDPWFAGSSNVGISRWRFLLQCLEDLDASLRKLNSRLFVIRGQPTDVFPRLFKEWNITRLSYEYDSEPFGKERDAAIKKLASEAGVEVIVRISHTLYDLDKIIELNGGQSPLTYKRFQTLISRMEAVETPAETITAEVMGPCTTPVSEDHDEKFGVPSLEELGFDTEGLSSAVWPGGETEALTRLERHLERKAWVANFERPRMNANSLLASPTGLSPYLRFGCLSCRLFYFKLTDLYRKVKKNSSPPLSLYGQLLWREFFYTAATNNPRFDKMEGNPICVQIPWDKNPEALAKWAEGRTGFPWIDAIMTQLRQEGWIHHLARHAVACFLTRGDLWISWEEGMKVFEELLLDADWSVNAGSWMWLSCSSFFQQFFHCYCPVGFGRRTDPNGDYIRRYLPVLRGIPAKYIYEPWNAPDSVQKAAKCIIGVHYPKPMVHHAEASRLNIERMKQIYQQLSCYRGLGLLAMVPSNPNGNGENSTTLKGFQTGDETKEVTAPSGYQMPPTSQGEWHSRTMVYSQGDHQTSSIMPPQGFASISSSMMSYRQDLQQIPGPAVQPGRGPHSSTLQMSGKRHSDESGPATCSKVQRQSSS